In Natronococcus occultus SP4, the following proteins share a genomic window:
- a CDS encoding cell division protein FtsA translates to MAKGLDVGTMNILSAQQDGNDTVFVQQRNSFVEIEYSDMAEQMLARSDVLHIRKDDKVYVVGDDALNFANIFNKETRRPMKHGILSNDEQSAIPMMKLIIQQVVGEPDRPDEKVYFSTPADPIDSELSTLYHQKTIESFLDDMGYDAEPINEGMSVIYSELADNNFTGLGISFGAGMTNVCLAYYAVPVMKFSVARGGDWIDEQAARATGTPVDKVTSIKEDDFELDFTTDVGGVEGALAIYYENLLDYVIENIVSEVDEEDIEEGLDIPVVVTGGTSSPRGFEKLFRDHLREATIPFSISGVSHANEPLYSVARGGLVAARSDEDVDREETAEPETEAAPPSE, encoded by the coding sequence ATGGCCAAAGGCCTAGACGTCGGCACGATGAACATCCTGTCGGCACAGCAGGACGGAAACGACACGGTGTTCGTACAGCAACGCAACTCCTTCGTGGAGATCGAGTACTCGGATATGGCCGAGCAGATGCTCGCCCGGAGCGACGTGCTCCACATCCGGAAGGACGACAAGGTGTACGTCGTCGGCGACGACGCGTTGAACTTCGCGAACATCTTCAACAAGGAGACCCGTCGCCCGATGAAACACGGGATCCTCTCGAACGACGAGCAGAGCGCGATCCCGATGATGAAACTCATCATCCAGCAGGTCGTCGGCGAACCCGACCGCCCCGACGAGAAGGTGTACTTCTCGACGCCCGCGGATCCGATCGACTCGGAGCTCTCGACGCTATACCACCAGAAGACGATCGAATCGTTCCTCGACGATATGGGGTACGACGCCGAACCCATCAACGAGGGGATGTCGGTCATCTACAGCGAGCTCGCGGACAACAACTTCACCGGGCTGGGGATCAGCTTCGGCGCCGGCATGACGAACGTCTGTCTGGCGTACTACGCGGTCCCGGTGATGAAGTTCTCGGTCGCCCGCGGCGGGGACTGGATCGACGAGCAGGCCGCCCGCGCGACCGGGACGCCGGTCGACAAGGTCACCTCGATCAAGGAGGACGACTTCGAGCTCGACTTCACGACCGACGTCGGCGGAGTCGAGGGCGCGCTGGCGATCTACTACGAGAACCTGCTCGATTACGTCATCGAGAACATCGTCAGCGAGGTCGACGAGGAGGATATCGAGGAAGGGCTGGACATCCCGGTCGTCGTCACCGGCGGCACCTCGAGTCCCCGCGGATTCGAGAAGCTGTTCCGCGATCACCTCCGGGAGGCGACCATCCCGTTCTCGATCAGCGGCGTCTCCCACGCCAACGAGCCGCTGTACAGCGTCGCGCGCGGTGGACTGGTCGCGGCCCGCTCCGACGAGGACGTCGACCGCGAGGAGACAGCCGAACCAGAAACGGAGGCAGCGCCGCCAAGCGAGTGA
- a CDS encoding METTL5 family protein, giving the protein MSGPSRRTLARRLESLSDFAEPSASLEQYLTPPEIAAHLCHLAGLQDDLDRRVIDLGTGTGMLAVGAALAGADRVVGVDVDPDALALARENARRVDVADRIDWLRGDARRPPLAPSSATVVSNPPFGAQRGNRHADRAFLEAARAVGTVSYTIHNEGSQSFVDSFVADAGATVTHAFRTEFPIENRFDFHTEDETTLAAELFRIEWA; this is encoded by the coding sequence ATGTCCGGCCCGTCGCGGCGAACGCTCGCTCGCCGACTCGAGTCGCTGTCCGATTTCGCCGAGCCGTCGGCGTCGCTCGAACAGTACCTGACCCCGCCGGAGATCGCCGCTCACCTCTGTCACCTCGCGGGGCTCCAGGACGATCTCGACCGGCGAGTGATCGACCTGGGTACCGGAACGGGAATGCTCGCGGTCGGCGCCGCGCTGGCGGGCGCGGACCGGGTCGTCGGCGTCGACGTCGATCCCGACGCGCTCGCGCTGGCCCGCGAGAACGCTCGGCGGGTCGACGTCGCCGACCGAATCGACTGGCTCCGCGGCGACGCCCGGCGACCGCCGCTGGCCCCCTCGTCGGCGACCGTCGTCTCGAACCCGCCCTTCGGCGCCCAGCGGGGCAACCGCCACGCCGATCGCGCCTTCCTCGAGGCCGCCCGAGCGGTCGGCACGGTCTCGTACACGATCCACAACGAGGGAAGCCAATCCTTCGTCGACTCCTTCGTCGCCGACGCGGGCGCCACCGTCACTCACGCCTTCCGGACCGAGTTTCCCATCGAGAACCGCTTCGACTTCCACACCGAGGACGAGACCACGCTCGCGGCCGAACTGTTCCGCATCGAGTGGGCCTAG
- a CDS encoding DNA-directed RNA polymerase subunit L: protein MELRVTESSEDELSIEIAGEDHTFMNVLKGALLEHEDISAATYDVNPEQSGGQTEPILTIKTEGGADPLEVLEEGAADVREKAITFREAFEAAA, encoded by the coding sequence ATGGAACTGCGGGTCACCGAGAGCAGCGAGGACGAACTCTCGATCGAGATCGCCGGCGAGGACCACACGTTCATGAACGTTCTCAAGGGCGCACTCCTAGAGCACGAGGACATCAGCGCGGCGACCTACGACGTCAACCCGGAACAGTCCGGCGGCCAGACCGAGCCGATCCTGACGATCAAGACCGAGGGCGGCGCCGATCCCCTCGAGGTCCTGGAGGAAGGTGCGGCCGACGTTCGCGAGAAGGCGATCACCTTCCGCGAGGCGTTCGAAGCGGCTGCGTAA
- the hisF gene encoding imidazole glycerol phosphate synthase subunit HisF, which produces MTLTKRVIPCIDVDLDEDGNPAVYTGVHFEDLEYTGDPVEMAKAYNESGADEFVFLDITASAEGRETMLDVVRDVADEVFIPLTVGGGIRTTDDIKETLRAGADKVSITTGALERPELITEGARAFGSQCIVISVDARRRFDREGEHYVEVDGESCWFECTKKGGREGTGIDVLEWAREAEQRGAGELFVNSIDKDGTKDGYDIPLTEAVCETVDTPVIASSGCGGPEDLYEVFTEAGADAGLAASIFHFDEHSIQECKEYLDERGVPVRL; this is translated from the coding sequence ATGACCCTGACCAAACGCGTCATCCCGTGTATCGACGTCGACCTCGACGAGGACGGGAACCCGGCGGTCTACACCGGCGTCCACTTCGAGGACCTCGAGTACACCGGCGATCCCGTCGAGATGGCCAAGGCGTACAACGAGTCCGGCGCCGACGAGTTCGTCTTCCTCGATATCACCGCCTCGGCGGAGGGCCGCGAGACGATGCTCGACGTCGTCCGCGACGTCGCCGACGAGGTCTTCATTCCGCTGACCGTCGGCGGAGGGATCCGCACCACCGACGATATCAAGGAGACGCTGCGGGCTGGCGCGGACAAGGTCTCGATCACCACCGGCGCCCTGGAGCGTCCCGAACTCATCACCGAGGGCGCCCGCGCGTTCGGCAGCCAGTGTATCGTCATCAGCGTCGACGCCAGACGGCGCTTCGACCGCGAGGGCGAACACTACGTCGAGGTCGACGGTGAGTCCTGCTGGTTCGAGTGCACCAAGAAGGGCGGCCGCGAGGGGACCGGGATCGACGTCCTCGAGTGGGCCCGGGAGGCCGAACAGCGCGGCGCCGGCGAGCTGTTCGTCAACTCGATCGACAAGGACGGCACCAAGGACGGCTACGATATCCCGCTGACGGAGGCGGTCTGTGAGACCGTCGACACGCCGGTGATCGCGTCCTCGGGCTGTGGCGGCCCCGAGGACCTCTACGAGGTGTTCACCGAGGCCGGCGCCGACGCGGGGCTTGCGGCCTCGATCTTCCACTTCGACGAGCACTCGATCCAGGAGTGCAAGGAGTATCTGGACGAGCGGGGCGTTCCGGTTCGGCTCTGA
- a CDS encoding rhomboid family intramembrane serine protease: MDPVAVSFGLVVLAVLLGSVAVVRLLSRPERPWSAVARERLVWGVPWGSILVLVGVCCVYLFVQDGITDFTDPVTIPYRAWSYFSPLGMLTASFAHADAGHLLGNLVGAAVAAPIAEYAWGHYPEDDGAGSRLADPRVRALVVFPAVVVAVGLTTSLFALGPVIGFSGVVFAFAGFAIVHYPIATLVATVGLQGALLTVLEALQRPIGVYVAEASPPGPPSWATIAIQGHGLGFFIGLVLGILVLRRRSRSPNPLHLWLAVVLFGFAKSLWAIYWFGGENTFVLLRGPGVVVVAVLSVVVTVAVTGSERALVPRWLRREGESIERPTAERVLELARGSGRTDGGASRGLGRVAEIVRGTRTGESEPRYHRYAAFLCVLLVTASLMGVAVPTNVLVVESETTGDATVEIEGYTVTYEESAQNQLVSPVAVGPLEDAVAMESSGVIVSSDQRQIWFDAATSQQLAFSGEETVTVGGPGWRESVTVDRTGWEPVGNETVYQVWIEGGDEDRQLAHESNASTADVRIDDRTVTVASEDGEYVLEVASEEAAETATATVPAENESTEAGGLAFEHDDGTVYAVSNGTEVAVAAEETYN, translated from the coding sequence ATGGATCCGGTCGCGGTCAGTTTCGGCCTCGTCGTGCTGGCGGTACTGCTGGGTTCGGTAGCGGTCGTCAGACTGCTCTCCCGGCCGGAACGGCCCTGGAGCGCGGTCGCGCGGGAACGGCTCGTCTGGGGCGTGCCGTGGGGATCGATCCTCGTCCTCGTCGGAGTCTGCTGTGTCTATCTGTTCGTTCAGGACGGGATCACCGACTTCACCGATCCCGTCACGATCCCCTACCGTGCCTGGTCGTACTTCTCCCCGCTGGGAATGCTCACGGCGTCGTTCGCCCACGCCGACGCGGGTCATCTGCTCGGCAACCTGGTCGGCGCCGCCGTTGCCGCACCGATCGCCGAGTACGCCTGGGGACACTACCCCGAGGACGACGGCGCGGGCTCGCGGCTTGCCGACCCGCGGGTGCGAGCGCTGGTCGTGTTCCCCGCCGTCGTTGTCGCCGTCGGACTGACGACCAGCCTCTTCGCGCTCGGTCCCGTGATCGGCTTCTCGGGAGTCGTCTTCGCGTTCGCCGGCTTCGCGATCGTCCACTACCCGATCGCGACCCTCGTCGCCACGGTCGGGCTCCAGGGAGCCCTGTTGACGGTGCTCGAGGCCCTCCAGCGGCCGATCGGCGTCTACGTCGCCGAGGCGAGCCCCCCGGGGCCGCCGTCGTGGGCGACGATCGCGATCCAGGGCCACGGCCTGGGCTTCTTTATCGGCCTCGTGCTCGGCATCCTGGTGCTCCGGCGCCGGAGCCGGTCTCCGAACCCGCTTCACCTCTGGCTCGCCGTCGTCCTCTTCGGCTTCGCCAAGTCACTGTGGGCGATCTACTGGTTCGGCGGCGAGAACACGTTCGTCCTGCTGCGGGGGCCCGGCGTCGTCGTCGTCGCAGTGCTGTCGGTCGTCGTCACGGTGGCGGTGACAGGCTCCGAGCGAGCGCTGGTGCCACGGTGGCTCCGGCGGGAGGGTGAGTCGATCGAGCGGCCGACCGCCGAGCGCGTCCTCGAACTCGCTCGGGGCTCGGGTCGGACCGATGGCGGCGCCTCACGGGGACTCGGCCGGGTCGCCGAGATCGTTCGCGGGACACGCACGGGCGAGAGCGAGCCGCGCTACCACCGGTACGCGGCGTTTCTGTGCGTGTTGCTCGTCACCGCCTCCCTGATGGGGGTCGCCGTCCCGACGAACGTCCTCGTCGTCGAGTCGGAGACGACCGGGGACGCGACCGTCGAGATCGAGGGTTACACCGTTACCTACGAGGAGAGCGCCCAGAACCAGCTCGTCTCGCCCGTTGCGGTCGGCCCGCTCGAGGACGCCGTCGCGATGGAGTCGAGCGGGGTGATCGTCTCGAGCGACCAGCGCCAGATCTGGTTCGACGCGGCGACGAGCCAGCAGCTCGCGTTCAGCGGCGAGGAGACGGTGACCGTCGGCGGCCCCGGCTGGCGAGAGTCGGTTACCGTCGATCGAACCGGCTGGGAGCCCGTCGGCAACGAGACGGTCTACCAGGTCTGGATCGAGGGCGGCGACGAGGACCGCCAGCTCGCCCACGAGTCGAACGCCTCCACCGCCGACGTCCGTATCGACGACCGAACCGTGACCGTCGCGAGCGAGGACGGCGAGTACGTCCTCGAGGTCGCAAGCGAGGAGGCGGCCGAGACGGCAACCGCGACGGTTCCGGCCGAAAACGAGTCGACCGAGGCGGGCGGGCTCGCGTTCGAGCACGACGACGGGACCGTGTACGCGGTCTCGAACGGCACCGAGGTCGCGGTCGCGGCCGAGGAGACCTACAACTAG
- the dph2 gene encoding diphthamide biosynthesis enzyme Dph2 produces MSQESEYSEGDLRNVGMSLKHDREWDYELERIIEAIEERDAETVGLQFPEGLKRRGPKVADDLRELADDDVTFMLSGQPCYGACDLDTYLMKRTDVFVHFGHSPMKNTDKVIYVPLFSNVEVQPIMEEALDTLEDPAETEGVGLVTTAQHMNRYEEMREFLEDRGYEVQSRRGDERLTHEGQVLGCNYASADVPADQVLYVGGGKFHPLGLAMEHPEKHVVIADPVNNVVTVADTEKFLKQRYASVHKAMDAQKWGVIFCTKIGQGRWDQAQEILADNDDAYLITMDEVTPDRLRNFDMDAFVNTGCPRITTDDGPQFHKPMLTPGEYEIAVGNKPLEDLSFDTFHGTW; encoded by the coding sequence ATGAGCCAGGAGTCGGAGTACAGCGAGGGAGACCTGCGGAACGTGGGGATGAGCCTCAAGCACGACCGGGAGTGGGATTACGAACTCGAGCGGATCATCGAGGCGATCGAGGAACGGGACGCCGAGACCGTCGGCCTGCAGTTCCCCGAGGGACTGAAACGGCGCGGCCCGAAGGTCGCCGACGACCTGCGGGAGCTGGCCGACGACGACGTGACGTTCATGCTCTCGGGCCAGCCCTGTTACGGTGCCTGCGACCTCGACACCTACCTGATGAAACGGACCGACGTGTTCGTCCACTTCGGCCACTCGCCGATGAAGAACACGGACAAGGTGATCTACGTCCCGCTGTTCTCGAACGTCGAGGTCCAGCCGATCATGGAGGAGGCCCTCGATACCCTCGAGGATCCCGCCGAAACGGAGGGCGTCGGCCTCGTCACCACCGCTCAGCATATGAACCGCTACGAGGAGATGCGCGAGTTCCTCGAGGACCGGGGGTACGAGGTCCAGAGCCGTCGCGGCGACGAGCGACTCACCCACGAGGGGCAGGTGCTTGGCTGTAACTACGCCAGCGCCGACGTCCCCGCCGACCAGGTGCTGTACGTCGGCGGCGGGAAGTTCCACCCGCTCGGACTGGCGATGGAACACCCTGAGAAACACGTCGTCATCGCCGACCCCGTCAACAACGTCGTCACGGTCGCCGATACCGAAAAATTCCTGAAACAGCGCTACGCCTCGGTCCACAAGGCGATGGACGCCCAGAAGTGGGGCGTCATCTTCTGTACAAAGATCGGCCAGGGGCGCTGGGATCAGGCCCAGGAGATCCTGGCAGACAACGACGACGCCTACCTCATCACGATGGACGAGGTCACGCCCGACCGCTTACGAAACTTCGACATGGACGCGTTCGTCAACACCGGCTGTCCGCGGATCACGACCGACGACGGCCCGCAGTTCCACAAGCCAATGCTCACCCCCGGCGAGTACGAGATCGCCGTCGGCAACAAACCGCTCGAGGACCTCTCCTTCGACACCTTCCACGGCACCTGGTAG
- a CDS encoding superoxide dismutase, translated as MSNDSILPTGQRRDVLQTVGGLAGFALIGSTSAAGAGDNGDVEGYGAVEDGRYALPELPYEYDALEPHIDERIMELHHSVHHQGYVDGANAALDTFEEMRSEGDYEDVKAAKRDFSFNLSGHINHTIFWQNMSPDGGGEPDGELGAAIDEQFGSFEAFREEFTAAAENVESNGWAMLFYEPVADLLVIGQIESQNGLAHQGAIPILTLDVWEHAYYLQYENERGSYVEEWWNVVDWDDVCRRYEFLTQTRADEVSDGKAEKDTDEE; from the coding sequence ATGTCGAACGACTCGATCCTCCCGACCGGACAGCGACGCGACGTACTCCAGACTGTCGGCGGACTCGCCGGGTTCGCGCTGATCGGCTCGACGTCGGCGGCCGGCGCCGGCGACAACGGTGACGTCGAGGGGTACGGTGCCGTCGAGGACGGCCGGTACGCGCTTCCCGAACTCCCCTACGAGTACGACGCGCTCGAGCCCCACATCGACGAACGGATCATGGAGCTCCACCACAGCGTCCACCACCAGGGGTACGTCGACGGCGCCAACGCCGCTCTCGATACGTTCGAGGAGATGCGCTCGGAGGGCGACTACGAGGACGTCAAGGCCGCGAAGCGAGACTTCTCGTTCAATCTCTCGGGGCATATTAACCACACCATCTTCTGGCAGAACATGAGTCCCGACGGCGGTGGCGAACCGGACGGCGAGCTCGGGGCCGCAATCGACGAGCAGTTCGGGTCGTTCGAGGCGTTCCGCGAGGAGTTCACCGCCGCGGCCGAAAACGTCGAGAGCAACGGGTGGGCGATGCTGTTTTACGAACCGGTCGCCGACCTGCTGGTGATCGGCCAGATCGAGTCCCAGAACGGGCTCGCCCACCAGGGTGCGATCCCGATTCTGACGCTGGACGTCTGGGAGCACGCCTACTACCTCCAGTACGAGAACGAGCGCGGAAGCTACGTCGAGGAGTGGTGGAACGTCGTCGACTGGGACGACGTCTGCCGGCGCTACGAGTTCCTGACCCAGACTCGAGCCGACGAGGTGTCGGACGGGAAGGCGGAGAAGGACACCGACGAGGAGTGA
- a CDS encoding DUF7139 domain-containing protein translates to MTTEQPPDGYLVDLYRQYVGEPDGYTDVYAGFALFFGGIGIGVTALLLFLWGSTYEARTLESAYYDLLQPAYALGLLSLPATMLGVVVLLPSDRRTLYGAVGGAMVAVLAVAGFLYAYPRNWYFVGDVDYTVEVVTTYAVGLTGLVAATGAALVAHYLELASRAEPATAEDADADADDGLSMADIREDIDEAMASVELSWGGVEKTDTKRLEFDDDGFDDVSMDPDEGTTTTRLSGVDEQVAGLKGLQGRETSTTASNSTVDDQTAKLTELREQRREERSRSDDGADGVLGRMGTRVRALFDRS, encoded by the coding sequence ATGACAACGGAACAGCCTCCCGATGGCTACCTCGTCGACCTCTACCGACAGTACGTCGGCGAGCCCGACGGCTACACCGACGTCTACGCCGGATTCGCCCTCTTTTTCGGCGGGATCGGAATCGGAGTGACCGCCCTGCTACTGTTCCTGTGGGGCAGCACCTACGAGGCCCGAACCCTCGAGAGCGCCTACTACGACCTGCTCCAGCCGGCGTACGCGCTGGGGTTGTTGTCGCTACCCGCGACGATGCTGGGCGTGGTCGTCCTGTTGCCCTCCGACCGTCGGACGCTGTACGGTGCGGTCGGGGGCGCGATGGTCGCCGTCCTCGCAGTCGCCGGCTTCCTCTATGCGTACCCCCGCAACTGGTATTTCGTCGGCGACGTCGACTACACCGTCGAGGTCGTCACGACGTACGCAGTCGGGCTCACCGGCCTCGTCGCCGCGACGGGCGCCGCGCTGGTCGCTCACTACCTCGAACTCGCGAGCCGGGCCGAACCGGCCACAGCCGAGGACGCCGACGCCGACGCGGACGACGGACTCTCGATGGCCGACATCCGCGAGGACATCGACGAGGCGATGGCGAGCGTCGAGCTCTCCTGGGGCGGCGTTGAGAAGACCGACACGAAGCGTCTGGAGTTCGACGACGACGGGTTCGACGACGTCTCGATGGACCCGGATGAGGGGACGACGACGACCCGGCTGTCAGGGGTCGACGAACAGGTTGCGGGACTGAAAGGACTCCAGGGGCGGGAGACCTCGACCACCGCCTCGAACTCGACCGTCGACGACCAGACGGCGAAGCTGACCGAACTTCGAGAGCAGCGACGCGAAGAGCGAAGCCGGTCCGATGACGGCGCCGACGGCGTCCTCGGCAGAATGGGCACTCGCGTCCGTGCGCTGTTCGATCGATCGTAA
- a CDS encoding TIGR03668 family PPOX class F420-dependent oxidoreductase, protein MKPSERAFLERSRVGRLATVDGDGRPHAVPICYALRDGSRLVSAIDEKPKATRELRRVRNVRSTPLVAVVVDRYAEDWSRLAWVQVRGRATVLEPDARTHAEAVRVLEAKYEQYADHDLATRPVLEIAIGSTVSWGAMDGSDP, encoded by the coding sequence ATGAAACCGTCAGAACGGGCGTTTCTCGAGCGGTCCCGCGTCGGACGGCTGGCGACGGTCGACGGCGACGGACGGCCACACGCCGTTCCGATCTGTTACGCGCTCCGCGACGGGTCGCGACTCGTCTCCGCGATCGACGAGAAACCCAAGGCTACCCGGGAGCTCCGTCGCGTTCGAAACGTTCGGTCGACCCCTCTGGTCGCCGTGGTCGTCGACCGGTACGCCGAAGACTGGTCCCGGCTCGCGTGGGTACAGGTCCGGGGCCGAGCGACGGTCCTCGAGCCGGACGCGAGGACGCACGCCGAGGCCGTCCGCGTCCTCGAGGCGAAGTACGAGCAGTACGCCGATCACGACCTTGCGACACGACCCGTCCTCGAGATCGCGATCGGCTCGACTGTCTCGTGGGGCGCCATGGACGGGAGCGATCCGTAG
- a CDS encoding apurinic/apyrimidinic endonuclease family protein: protein MSTTSGSELESPIDRCRPADVTPVTIEATALESTAPEYLRELKAELYGEGLSPTALSLETCFDEDCSLATQEEADRIRSYVRAGAFLGVDSVTVSADTVANAEKVRPALAACAERAEREGIELELDAPITLER from the coding sequence ATGAGCACGACGTCCGGTTCCGAACTCGAGTCGCCGATCGACCGCTGTCGACCCGCAGACGTTACGCCCGTCACGATCGAGGCAACGGCGCTGGAATCGACCGCACCCGAGTACCTCCGCGAACTCAAAGCCGAACTGTACGGCGAGGGGCTCTCGCCGACCGCACTCTCACTCGAGACCTGCTTCGACGAGGACTGCTCGCTGGCCACCCAGGAAGAGGCCGACCGCATCCGGAGCTACGTCCGCGCAGGAGCGTTCCTCGGTGTCGACTCAGTAACGGTGTCGGCAGACACCGTCGCGAACGCCGAGAAGGTCCGACCCGCGCTCGCGGCCTGTGCCGAGCGCGCGGAACGGGAGGGGATCGAACTCGAACTCGACGCACCCATTACCCTCGAGCGCTGA